The proteins below are encoded in one region of Tolumonas auensis DSM 9187:
- the mlaC gene encoding phospholipid-binding protein MlaC — MFKWVNRCAVWLLLLVSAQSFAINSQDPYLLVKEAAGKTFTRLEQDAPQVKQNPNHLRTIIREELLPYVDNKFAAYKVIGKELKNTTPSQRDRFVSAFTDYIVATYADALGKYDKQTIKVEQSQPLDTKKEVSVKVTVIDPGKPEINVVFQLRKNSKTGEWKVFDMVAEGVSLLSSKQSELGGSIRQKGIDSVSNMLEQHNLKPATLPGKQS, encoded by the coding sequence ATGTTTAAGTGGGTAAACCGTTGTGCTGTCTGGTTACTGTTACTGGTTTCTGCACAGTCATTCGCTATTAATTCACAAGATCCCTATCTGCTGGTCAAAGAAGCGGCAGGAAAGACATTCACTCGTCTGGAGCAGGATGCTCCTCAGGTTAAGCAAAATCCGAATCATCTGCGGACGATTATTCGCGAAGAGTTATTACCTTATGTAGATAACAAGTTTGCGGCGTATAAAGTGATCGGTAAAGAGCTGAAAAATACAACGCCATCACAACGAGATCGTTTTGTTTCAGCATTTACCGATTACATCGTAGCGACTTACGCCGATGCACTGGGAAAATATGATAAACAGACTATCAAGGTAGAACAGAGCCAGCCGCTGGATACCAAGAAAGAGGTCTCTGTAAAAGTGACGGTCATTGATCCGGGTAAACCTGAAATTAATGTGGTTTTTCAGCTACGGAAGAACAGCAAAACCGGCGAATGGAAAGTGTTTGATATGGTTGCTGAAGGTGTAAGTCTGCTTTCTTCCAAACAGTCTGAGCTGGGTGGTTCTATCCGTCAGAAAGGGATTGATAGTGTCAGCAATATGCTGGAACAACATAATTTAAAACCGGCTACTTTACCGGGTAAACAGTCATGA
- the mlaD gene encoding outer membrane lipid asymmetry maintenance protein MlaD, producing MKFSKIEFLVGCFMLAGIFAGVMLALQVAGLTFGNKGDTYSLYANFDNIGGLKVRSPVKIGGVVIGRVSDISIDAKSFTPKVEMQIDENYNQLSDTSTAAILTSGLLGEQYIGITPGFSDEEMGTEILKSGDAISDTKSAMVLEDLIGKFVYGQADGKSDGQTSAATDTNN from the coding sequence ATGAAGTTCAGCAAAATTGAGTTTCTGGTTGGGTGTTTCATGCTGGCGGGTATATTTGCCGGTGTCATGCTGGCATTGCAAGTAGCAGGCCTGACCTTTGGCAATAAGGGCGATACATATTCGCTGTATGCCAATTTTGATAATATCGGCGGTCTTAAAGTCAGATCTCCGGTAAAAATTGGTGGTGTCGTGATTGGCCGGGTATCTGATATCTCGATTGATGCCAAATCGTTTACACCGAAAGTGGAAATGCAGATCGACGAAAACTATAACCAGTTGTCTGACACCAGTACGGCAGCCATTCTGACTTCCGGCTTATTAGGCGAGCAGTATATTGGTATTACCCCCGGTTTTTCTGATGAAGAAATGGGAACTGAAATACTGAAAAGCGGCGATGCGATTTCAGATACCAAATCAGCGATGGTACTGGAAGATTTGATTGGCAAATTTGTCTACGGGCAGGCGGATGGCAAATCTGATGGCCAGACTTCTGCTGCAACAGATACTAATAACTAA
- the mlaE gene encoding lipid asymmetry maintenance ABC transporter permease subunit MlaE — MLVDLISRLGRRGIQSLTATGRAGIMLYQALVGRPEPRKHFPLLIQQLYVVGVESVLIILVSGLFIGMVLGFQGYRVLVDFGAEASLGPLVALSLLRELGPVVSALLFAGRAGSALTAEIGLMKATEQLSSLEMMAVDPLRRIVSPRFWAGAISLPLLSLIFCFIGIIGGKLVGVDWLGADEGGFWSAMQASVDWQEDIVQGIIKSVAFALVVTWVALFNGYDSLPTAAGISQATTRTVVHASLLVLGLDFVMTAVMFR, encoded by the coding sequence ATGTTGGTCGATTTAATCAGCCGTCTCGGACGGCGTGGCATACAAAGCCTGACGGCGACCGGACGTGCCGGCATCATGTTGTATCAGGCACTTGTTGGACGACCAGAACCGAGAAAACATTTCCCGTTGTTGATTCAGCAACTCTATGTCGTTGGCGTTGAGTCTGTATTGATTATTCTGGTTTCAGGTCTGTTTATCGGTATGGTGCTTGGCTTTCAGGGATACCGGGTGCTGGTGGATTTTGGTGCTGAAGCATCTCTCGGACCATTAGTGGCACTGTCATTGTTACGTGAACTTGGTCCGGTGGTTTCTGCTTTATTATTTGCCGGGCGTGCCGGATCGGCGCTTACCGCAGAAATTGGTCTGATGAAAGCGACCGAACAGCTGAGCAGTCTGGAAATGATGGCAGTTGATCCGCTACGCCGGATTGTCTCGCCACGCTTCTGGGCCGGGGCGATCAGCCTGCCGCTGTTGTCTCTGATATTTTGTTTTATCGGTATTATTGGTGGCAAACTGGTCGGTGTTGACTGGCTCGGCGCTGATGAGGGTGGTTTCTGGTCAGCGATGCAGGCATCGGTGGACTGGCAGGAAGATATTGTTCAGGGGATTATCAAGTCGGTAGCGTTTGCACTGGTCGTCACCTGGGTTGCTTTATTTAATGGTTATGACAGTCTGCCAACGGCAGCAGGAATCAGTCAGGCGACCACACGAACAGTAGTTCACGCCTCGTTGCTGGTATTGGGATTGGATTTTGTAATGACAGCCGTCATGTTCAGGTGA